A genomic region of Photobacterium swingsii contains the following coding sequences:
- a CDS encoding LysR family transcriptional regulator, with the protein MLLDGIETLLVLAKEGTMSKAGTRLYISQSAVSKRIANLEKRLGKKLIEPAGRHIQLTATAKKLIDSVEPSYREMKGLIFEQQDIQDTSLITIACSETLVAGYLSDILGAYIQKDPHLSVFTQQTPFIIESVLSGDATIGFCAGHLPPQHGIVARHLIDEQFTIVSAAPLDATPTMLLTNDLKNSANTYQAATLQKMGIKPMMEMDSYTAAAKLALGGVAPALIPMSVVKTLNIEVHHCHHFDFLNALTRPVHICYRRKSYQAKRVELLIETIADFVPTATLSP; encoded by the coding sequence GTGTTACTCGATGGAATAGAAACCCTGCTCGTATTGGCAAAAGAAGGCACTATGAGTAAAGCAGGCACACGCCTGTACATTAGCCAGTCAGCAGTCAGTAAACGTATTGCCAATCTTGAAAAACGTTTAGGTAAGAAGCTTATTGAGCCTGCAGGTCGACATATTCAGCTAACCGCCACAGCCAAAAAGCTAATAGATAGTGTTGAACCGAGTTATCGAGAAATGAAAGGGTTGATCTTTGAGCAACAAGATATTCAAGATACTTCGCTCATCACCATTGCTTGCTCTGAAACCTTAGTCGCTGGTTACCTAAGTGACATTCTTGGCGCTTATATCCAAAAAGATCCTCACCTCTCGGTATTTACTCAGCAAACACCTTTTATAATTGAAAGCGTATTGTCAGGTGATGCAACCATAGGATTTTGCGCAGGCCATTTGCCTCCGCAGCACGGTATCGTTGCTCGCCACCTCATTGACGAGCAATTTACGATCGTAAGCGCAGCACCGCTTGATGCCACACCTACGATGTTATTAACCAATGATCTGAAAAACAGTGCGAATACCTACCAAGCGGCAACGTTACAAAAAATGGGAATCAAGCCGATGATGGAAATGGACTCTTACACAGCAGCTGCAAAGCTGGCACTTGGTGGTGTTGCCCCTGCATTAATTCCAATGTCTGTTGTAAAAACGCTGAATATTGAAGTCCACCATTGTCACCATTTTGATTTTCTTAATGCACTCACTCGCCCGGTACATATTTGCTATCGTCGTAAAAGCTATCAAGCTAAACGCGTTGAGCTGCTTATTGAAACCATTGCGGATTTTGTTCCCACAGCAACTTTATCGCCATAA
- a CDS encoding TSUP family transporter, with protein sequence MEFSYEVIAILFAVAALAGFIDAIAGGGGLLTVPALLSVGLPPAQALATNKLQSSFGSFSASLYFVRNGLVNLKTMRLAIACTFVGSAIGAELVQFIDAGVLTSIIPLLLLGISMYFLFAPQAGVGGGEAKLSETAFAFSVGFGIGFYDGFFGPGTGSLFTICFVAIAQLNMIEATARTKVLNFTSNIAALLFFIMAGLPVWEIGLTMAVGGFIGARFGAKVAITKGRKLIRPMVVIISMIMAIKLLWEQNPQWFQ encoded by the coding sequence ATGGAATTTTCGTATGAGGTCATTGCGATTCTCTTTGCTGTTGCTGCGTTGGCTGGTTTTATTGATGCAATTGCGGGTGGTGGGGGGTTACTTACCGTGCCAGCCTTATTATCAGTGGGGCTCCCTCCTGCACAAGCATTAGCGACGAATAAACTGCAGAGCTCGTTTGGTAGCTTTTCGGCAAGTTTGTATTTTGTCCGTAATGGGTTGGTTAATTTAAAGACAATGCGGTTAGCAATTGCGTGTACTTTTGTTGGCTCAGCAATTGGTGCAGAATTGGTCCAGTTTATTGATGCAGGCGTACTCACTAGTATTATTCCATTATTACTATTGGGTATCTCTATGTACTTCTTATTCGCGCCGCAAGCGGGTGTCGGCGGAGGAGAAGCTAAGCTCTCTGAGACAGCATTTGCTTTTTCAGTTGGGTTTGGAATTGGCTTTTACGATGGTTTCTTTGGTCCTGGTACAGGGTCTTTATTTACTATTTGTTTTGTCGCTATTGCTCAGCTCAATATGATAGAAGCAACAGCACGCACTAAGGTACTTAACTTTACATCAAATATAGCGGCACTTTTGTTTTTCATTATGGCTGGGTTGCCTGTGTGGGAGATAGGCTTAACCATGGCGGTAGGGGGCTTTATTGGGGCTCGCTTTGGTGCCAAGGTTGCGATCACGAAAGGGCGTAAACTTATCCGCCCTATGGTTGTGATTATCTCTATGATTATGGCGATAAAGTTGCTGTGGGAACAAAATCCGCAATGGTTTCAATAA
- a CDS encoding MarR family winged helix-turn-helix transcriptional regulator, translating to MDKHEEVLIALRQIIRAIDLHSRKLNKDAGLTGPQLVLMRAIRDSGEVTIRQLSSNTNMSQATATTILDRLEKRELVVRQRSQLDKRKVHAHLTPQGVEVLNKAPLPLQDSFISQYHELEEWEQSLLLSSVQRISSMMNAEHLDVAPVLAVGSITKTEEAGNL from the coding sequence ATGGACAAGCACGAAGAAGTCCTTATTGCCCTGCGACAAATTATCCGAGCAATTGACTTACATTCAAGAAAACTGAATAAAGACGCTGGGTTAACTGGGCCACAATTGGTATTAATGCGCGCTATCCGTGATTCTGGTGAAGTCACTATTCGCCAATTGTCGAGCAACACAAACATGAGCCAAGCAACGGCAACAACAATCCTAGATCGCCTTGAAAAGCGTGAGCTTGTTGTGCGTCAACGCAGCCAGCTCGACAAACGAAAAGTGCATGCACATTTAACACCTCAAGGTGTTGAAGTGCTAAACAAAGCACCATTGCCACTACAAGATAGTTTCATTTCTCAATATCACGAACTTGAGGAGTGGGAGCAATCTTTACTGCTTTCATCGGTTCAACGCATCTCATCCATGATGAATGCAGAGCATTTAGATGTCGCACCCGTTCTAGCAGTGGGCAGCATTACCAAAACTGAAGAAGCGGGCAACTTATAA
- a CDS encoding LysR substrate-binding domain-containing protein: MNIESKWLEDFLALAEQRNFSHAAEQRNVTQPAFSRRIRALENAVGAELVDRTKTPIALTPSGKLFRVSARTLINQMVDGIGQLSDLSKLGGNIVRVAAAHSLATSLVPNIQPLLSHGKHNPLLSVEAIDVDQATEELHEGSCDLLLAFDDERLRLPPYQSLRIGEAELLPVCACDNKGEPLFQFDSKQTTPWLAYSPSSYMGRQVEAVRDQVNLQAVFSSSMTDILKILVLKGQGVAWLPDYAIKDELARGEVALVGEPYLRLPIAYYAYRYQARLHPAGEQVWNTLCQLVAD; the protein is encoded by the coding sequence ATGAATATTGAAAGTAAGTGGTTAGAAGATTTTCTAGCCTTGGCTGAACAGCGCAACTTTTCTCATGCTGCTGAACAACGTAATGTCACTCAGCCTGCATTTAGTCGTCGTATTCGCGCACTTGAAAATGCAGTTGGTGCTGAGCTTGTCGATAGAACTAAAACCCCGATTGCACTTACACCAAGCGGCAAGTTATTTCGAGTATCAGCCCGTACCCTTATTAATCAAATGGTTGATGGCATAGGTCAGTTATCAGATCTGTCGAAGCTCGGGGGGAACATTGTTCGCGTTGCAGCGGCGCACTCTTTAGCTACCAGTTTAGTGCCAAACATCCAGCCGCTATTGAGCCATGGTAAACACAACCCTTTGTTGAGTGTTGAAGCGATCGATGTTGACCAAGCGACCGAAGAATTGCATGAAGGCAGTTGTGATTTGTTACTTGCGTTTGATGATGAACGCTTGCGGTTGCCTCCTTATCAATCGTTACGTATCGGAGAAGCGGAACTACTTCCTGTGTGTGCCTGTGATAACAAAGGCGAACCTCTGTTTCAGTTTGATTCAAAACAGACGACCCCTTGGTTGGCCTATAGCCCAAGCTCTTACATGGGGCGACAAGTTGAAGCCGTGCGTGACCAAGTTAACTTGCAAGCAGTGTTTTCATCATCGATGACAGACATTCTCAAGATCTTAGTGTTGAAAGGGCAGGGCGTTGCTTGGTTACCGGATTACGCGATTAAAGATGAGTTAGCGCGTGGGGAAGTCGCATTGGTTGGGGAGCCATACTTACGCTTGCCGATTGCTTATTATGCCTATCGCTACCAAGCACGACTGCACCCTGCTGGTGAACAAGTGTGGAATACGCTTTGCCAATTAGTAGCTGATTAA
- a CDS encoding anaerobic C4-dicarboxylate transporter, with the protein MLVIIQLVIVLGCIYWGLKMGGLGVGLAGGLGLAILTLGFGLEPSQPAVNVILIIMAVVTAASTMQAAGGMDWLVHYAGNLMRRNPRYINFLAPMITWLMTIMAGTGYTVFSTLPVISEVAKEIGVRPSRPLSAAVVASQVAISGSPISAAMAAMISIMEPIGVSFLQIMAVCLPASFIAAMVAAFVASRQGCELDEDPIYLERIQAEHKQKTDAQTTTNTELDPKAKYSVLLFLLATIVIVIYAAFPPLRPQFGDGAMMSTRDIIIVSMFAVACLMVPFCKVNPDKIIRTTTFRSGMSSVAVILGIVTMGSTMVNAYLPEIKATAGTLLQAYPMLLSVVLFGTCTLLLSQGATTPLIIPLALSLQVPHWAILASFVAVTGVFVLPTYPTSLAAIEFDSTGTTRMGKNIFDHPFLLPGLCGVIISTLCGFVLAPMIL; encoded by the coding sequence ATGCTTGTTATCATTCAACTCGTTATTGTTTTAGGTTGCATATATTGGGGCTTAAAAATGGGAGGGTTAGGCGTTGGTCTTGCCGGTGGATTAGGGTTAGCAATACTAACGCTAGGCTTTGGCTTAGAACCGAGTCAACCCGCTGTTAACGTCATTTTAATTATCATGGCCGTTGTAACCGCCGCTTCAACAATGCAGGCTGCAGGTGGCATGGATTGGCTGGTACATTACGCTGGCAATCTCATGCGAAGAAACCCACGCTATATCAATTTCTTGGCACCGATGATCACTTGGTTAATGACCATTATGGCGGGTACTGGCTATACCGTTTTTTCGACGTTGCCAGTGATATCTGAAGTCGCTAAAGAGATTGGTGTTCGCCCTTCTCGCCCATTGTCAGCTGCGGTTGTGGCTTCACAGGTGGCCATTTCTGGCTCACCAATTTCAGCGGCAATGGCTGCGATGATTTCTATCATGGAGCCTATTGGTGTAAGCTTTTTGCAAATTATGGCTGTGTGTTTGCCCGCCTCGTTTATTGCCGCTATGGTCGCGGCCTTCGTCGCTTCTCGCCAAGGTTGTGAACTCGACGAAGATCCTATCTACCTAGAACGCATTCAGGCCGAACATAAACAAAAAACCGATGCACAAACAACGACGAATACTGAGTTAGATCCAAAAGCAAAATATTCAGTATTACTTTTTCTTCTTGCGACTATCGTAATCGTTATCTACGCAGCATTTCCTCCGCTACGTCCGCAATTTGGTGACGGTGCAATGATGTCAACCCGCGACATCATTATAGTCAGCATGTTCGCTGTCGCCTGTCTAATGGTACCTTTCTGTAAAGTGAACCCTGATAAAATCATTCGTACCACAACCTTCCGTTCCGGTATGAGTTCAGTCGCTGTTATTCTCGGTATTGTGACTATGGGTTCCACCATGGTTAATGCTTACTTACCTGAAATTAAAGCCACAGCAGGGACACTGCTGCAAGCTTACCCAATGCTGCTTTCGGTGGTTTTGTTTGGCACTTGCACGCTGCTGCTTTCACAAGGTGCTACAACACCGTTAATTATCCCACTCGCCCTTAGCTTACAAGTACCTCATTGGGCAATCCTTGCGTCATTTGTAGCAGTAACAGGGGTGTTTGTTCTCCCTACTTACCCAACCTCTTTGGCTGCTATCGAGTTTGATTCAACGGGTACGACACGTATGGGGAAGAATATTTTTGATCACCCATTCTTATTACCAGGGCTTTGTGGCGTTATCATCTCAACCCTTTGCGGTTTTGTACTTGCACCTATGATTTTATAG